One genomic region from Mycoplasmoides pirum ATCC 25960 encodes:
- the ruvA gene encoding Holliday junction branch migration protein RuvA yields MLSAINAKIIYAGKKRINVEINSYYYWINVSEFNKFEVSSKPKKIFCKQISQIVNNEIKTEIYGFQTIKEIDWFQSLLSCQGIGPKTAMKIMKHNPDNIKNLIINKNINELSQCEGINSNIASSLIHHNWKSWELSLGDKQNNEKTKKIKLNESELEEIISTLVVLGYEKNDINKTLNEIELTENYDVSDIIALLIKTMADNQNDKQLSA; encoded by the coding sequence ATGTTATCAGCTATAAATGCAAAAATTATATATGCAGGCAAAAAAAGAATTAATGTAGAAATAAATTCTTATTATTATTGAATTAATGTAAGTGAATTTAATAAATTTGAAGTTTCATCTAAACCAAAAAAAATATTTTGTAAACAAATTAGTCAAATAGTTAACAACGAAATTAAAACAGAAATATATGGATTTCAAACCATTAAAGAAATTGATTGATTTCAATCATTATTAAGTTGTCAAGGAATTGGTCCTAAAACGGCTATGAAAATTATGAAACATAATCCAGATAATATTAAAAATTTAATTATTAATAAAAATATAAATGAATTATCTCAATGCGAAGGCATAAATTCTAATATCGCTTCATCACTAATTCATCATAATTGAAAATCATGAGAATTAAGTTTGGGAGATAAACAAAATAATGAAAAAACAAAAAAAATCAAATTAAATGAATCTGAATTGGAAGAAATAATTTCTACGTTGGTAGTTTTGGGATATGAAAAAAATGATATTAATAAAACTTTAAATGAAATAGAGTTAACAGAAAATTATGATGTGTCAGATATAATTGCATTATTAATTAAAACTATGGCAGATAATCAAAATGACAAACAATTATCGGCCTAA
- a CDS encoding MG284/MPN403 family protein — protein sequence MDNQIVAIKNKNKLTISQYRLIASAILKKYFNYKFKLENKNIFMDSKDILLHFRSDFNIENLKNKNIDAFMKLINNALENLKEIERKVIESYYFENKNFNDFFYSKSWFYQLLNKATKNFCELVLW from the coding sequence ATGGATAATCAAATAGTTGCTATTAAAAACAAAAACAAATTAACAATTTCCCAATATAGACTTATTGCAAGTGCTATTTTAAAAAAATATTTTAATTATAAGTTTAAATTAGAAAATAAAAATATTTTTATGGATTCTAAAGATATTCTTTTGCATTTTAGATCTGATTTTAATATAGAAAATTTAAAAAATAAAAATATTGATGCTTTTATGAAATTAATAAATAACGCATTAGAAAATTTAAAGGAAATTGAAAGAAAAGTTATAGAAAGTTATTATTTTGAAAATAAAAATTTTAATGATTTTTTTTATAGTAAATCTTGATTTTATCAATTACTCAACAAAGCTACTAAAAATTTTTGTGAGTTAGTTTTATGATAG
- a CDS encoding Y-family DNA polymerase codes for MNQIIFHIDLDAFFASVEEILNPTLKNKPLIVAGRHRKSVVSCANYLARKHGIYSAMPIFKAIEKFPNIKIVNVNMPAYEKYSAEFKNFITNNISFKIEDFSIDECFVDVSNNVSNFDEAIKYAEEVQNLISYKLNLSASIGISDNKFLAKMATDMKKPKGISLLLQKDVKEKIWPLPIEKMLWIGFSSKEKLNKLNIKTIGDLANFKNIDFLKPIFGKKTQEFIQNAWGYGDKVIDSKSFISKSISISKTFFDNSDNTDELINEIINICEELYKKMKIQNMTGTTLTLGLKDNKWNYKTKSKTFEKFILQKEDLIKKSIDLFKQLFNENIIRMISIGVSNLKFVNEIKLPINLFDSNEDISSWSEINNNLELKTKNKNVSIDEIAKNINEKIGKNLLFVAKNLKN; via the coding sequence ATGAATCAAATTATTTTTCACATTGATTTAGATGCTTTTTTTGCTAGCGTAGAAGAAATTCTTAATCCTACTTTAAAAAATAAACCATTAATCGTTGCTGGTAGACATCGCAAATCAGTAGTTTCATGTGCTAATTATTTAGCAAGAAAACATGGAATTTATTCAGCTATGCCAATTTTCAAAGCTATTGAAAAATTTCCAAATATAAAAATAGTTAATGTTAATATGCCGGCATATGAAAAATATTCTGCAGAATTTAAAAATTTTATAACAAATAATATTTCATTTAAAATTGAAGATTTTTCAATAGATGAATGTTTTGTTGATGTATCAAATAATGTTTCCAATTTTGATGAAGCAATTAAATATGCTGAAGAAGTACAAAATTTAATATCTTATAAATTAAATTTAAGTGCTTCAATTGGAATAAGTGATAATAAATTTTTGGCTAAAATGGCCACAGATATGAAAAAACCAAAAGGTATATCGCTATTATTGCAAAAAGACGTTAAAGAAAAAATTTGACCTTTACCTATTGAAAAAATGTTATGAATAGGTTTTTCATCAAAAGAAAAATTAAATAAACTTAATATTAAAACTATTGGCGACTTGGCAAATTTTAAAAATATAGATTTTTTAAAACCAATTTTTGGTAAAAAAACACAAGAATTTATTCAAAATGCTTGAGGTTATGGCGATAAAGTTATTGATTCAAAATCATTTATTAGTAAAAGCATAAGTATAAGTAAAACTTTTTTTGATAATTCTGATAATACAGATGAATTAATAAATGAAATTATTAATATTTGTGAAGAGTTATATAAAAAAATGAAAATACAGAATATGACGGGAACTACTTTAACATTGGGTTTAAAGGATAATAAATGAAATTATAAAACTAAATCAAAAACTTTTGAAAAATTTATTCTGCAGAAAGAAGATTTAATTAAAAAGTCTATAGATTTGTTCAAACAATTATTTAATGAAAATATAATTAGAATGATTTCTATTGGCGTATCAAATTTAAAATTTGTTAACGAAATAAAATTACCTATTAATTTGTTTGATTCTAATGAAGATATTTCTTCTTGAAGTGAAATAAATAACAATTTAGAATTAAAAACAAAAAATAAAAATGTTTCTATTGATGAAATTGCTAAAAACATTAATGAAAAGATAGGAAAAAATTTATTATTTGTTGCTAAGAATTTAAAAAATTAA
- the ruvB gene encoding Holliday junction branch migration DNA helicase RuvB, with amino-acid sequence MTNNYRPKNFKEFVGKDSLKTQLKTFIEAAKIKKQSLPHILFYGPPGVGKTTLANIIANSLNSKLKIIQATNIEKISELLNIFSLINKNDIIFIDEIHALDQKLIEFLFPIMEDFSVDVVIGKEFNSKITRMKIPEFTLIGATTYYGKIINPFEERFGIVINIDYYSLNEIKELIKNINNNLKLNLTDKEIEIISNNCKFTPRLAIRLIKQIYDYRIIHPKISIFKILKELNINDLGITNQDIQYLQTLKNNGTLGLKSLSLINNLDSQTIETKIEPPLIKLNLIEKTIKGRKISNIGLKYLEKINNN; translated from the coding sequence ATGACAAACAATTATCGGCCTAAAAATTTTAAAGAATTTGTTGGAAAAGATAGTTTAAAAACACAATTAAAAACTTTTATTGAAGCAGCAAAAATTAAAAAACAATCATTGCCGCATATTTTATTTTATGGTCCACCCGGAGTGGGTAAAACAACTTTAGCAAACATCATAGCAAATTCTTTAAATTCAAAATTAAAAATAATACAAGCAACAAATATAGAAAAAATAAGTGAATTATTAAACATTTTTTCTTTGATTAACAAAAATGACATTATTTTTATTGATGAAATTCATGCATTAGATCAAAAATTAATAGAATTTTTGTTTCCAATTATGGAAGATTTTAGTGTTGATGTTGTTATAGGAAAAGAATTTAATTCAAAAATAACTAGAATGAAAATTCCAGAATTTACACTTATAGGAGCCACAACTTATTATGGAAAAATTATTAATCCTTTTGAGGAAAGATTCGGAATTGTAATCAATATAGATTATTATTCATTAAATGAAATCAAAGAACTTATTAAAAATATTAATAATAATCTCAAATTAAATTTGACAGATAAAGAAATAGAAATAATATCAAATAATTGTAAATTCACACCTAGATTAGCTATCAGACTAATTAAACAAATTTATGACTATCGAATAATTCATCCTAAAATTTCAATTTTTAAAATCTTAAAAGAATTAAATATTAATGATTTAGGGATAACTAATCAAGATATTCAATATTTGCAAACTTTAAAAAATAATGGCACTTTAGGTTTGAAATCACTAAGTTTAATAAACAATTTAGATTCACAAACAATTGAAACAAAAATTGAACCTCCTTTAATAAAATTAAACTTAATTGAAAAAACAATTAAAGGTAGAAAAATTAGTAATATTGGATTAAAATATTTAGAGAAAATAAATAATAATTAA
- a CDS encoding DUF5443 family protein, with protein MIDTYSYYENNIKENWWTLTPNDFNSNVYFEAKLYSTNISTTNSYINFDIKVSIRCKSALPKNLILASFSIPEFNKIDIPIIPIEVESNMDEWKIYKISVQVPKNSLSYINDNLNNLLVPIKINFACNQTILSEIKNDFDSTALKYFLDNLYDSIVTTNVNLDTFFSFSSNFGSTSLYDVFPSTSDELGKTFKFSWNTQNYLKLIKSQMINELLNITSSIPMIVSNLNINFYYHVSNENGYKSLNYSENKNYSLKQNETLSIKLPFKVSYDETKKELVKDVLLGHNFLLPNGGNGYYELNFKIQTENAYYKIIATNYFNYLTPLNNLNFLDFFTFNYHQILSLNNFNKLN; from the coding sequence ATGATAGATACATATTCATACTATGAAAATAATATTAAAGAAAATTGATGAACATTAACTCCTAACGATTTTAATTCTAATGTATATTTTGAAGCGAAATTATATTCAACTAATATAAGTACAACAAATAGTTATATAAATTTTGATATTAAGGTATCAATTAGATGTAAAAGTGCTTTGCCAAAAAACCTAATATTAGCATCTTTTTCAATTCCTGAATTCAATAAAATTGATATTCCAATAATTCCAATAGAAGTGGAATCTAATATGGATGAATGAAAAATTTATAAAATTTCAGTTCAGGTTCCGAAAAATAGTTTGTCTTACATAAATGATAATTTAAATAATTTATTAGTTCCAATTAAAATAAATTTTGCTTGCAATCAAACTATTTTGTCAGAAATTAAAAATGATTTTGATAGCACAGCCTTAAAATATTTTTTAGATAACTTATATGATTCTATAGTTACAACAAATGTTAATTTAGATACATTTTTTAGTTTTTCTTCAAATTTTGGAAGTACTAGTTTGTATGATGTTTTCCCATCTACATCAGATGAATTAGGTAAAACTTTTAAATTTTCCTGAAATACACAAAATTATTTGAAATTAATTAAAAGTCAAATGATTAATGAACTTTTAAACATTACTTCATCAATTCCAATGATTGTTTCAAATTTAAATATAAATTTTTACTATCATGTGTCTAATGAAAATGGATATAAATCACTAAATTATTCTGAAAATAAAAATTATAGTTTAAAACAAAATGAAACTTTATCAATTAAATTGCCATTTAAAGTAAGTTATGATGAAACTAAAAAAGAATTAGTTAAAGATGTTTTATTAGGTCATAATTTTTTGTTACCTAACGGTGGTAATGGATATTATGAATTGAACTTTAAAATTCAAACTGAAAATGCTTATTATAAAATCATTGCAACTAATTATTTTAATTACTTAACACCTTTAAACAACTTAAATTTTTTAGATTTTTTTACATTTAATTATCATCAAATTTTATCTTTAAATAATTTTAATAAATTGAATTAA
- a CDS encoding MG296/MPN423 family protein, which yields MNLQKSISLFKEKLLRDIQKVNFNVLKENWNKIFEREKHTRMIFDEDEVVPILESEWYGDDVFLKNELEKDINYMCNRFNNDKKNSDDRNFSLLIDYYYWLLEALATTLNISFKSYLNLFKNMNQ from the coding sequence ATGAATTTACAAAAAAGTATTTCTTTATTTAAAGAAAAATTATTAAGAGATATTCAAAAGGTTAATTTCAATGTTTTAAAAGAAAATTGAAATAAAATTTTTGAACGCGAAAAACACACAAGAATGATTTTTGATGAAGATGAGGTTGTGCCAATATTAGAATCAGAATGATATGGTGATGATGTCTTTTTAAAAAATGAATTAGAAAAAGATATTAATTATATGTGTAATCGATTTAATAATGATAAAAAAAATAGTGATGATAGAAATTTTTCATTATTAATTGATTATTATTATTGATTATTAGAAGCATTAGCAACAACTTTAAATATTAGTTTTAAATCATATTTAAATTTATTTAAAAATATGAATCAATAA
- a CDS encoding DUF5452 domain-containing protein: MNKKIKKIILWFCTGLMFTTTLILSVTTIIFSNNIKDDNKFDNSNNLNNGSNNENDNNLDKNEEYPESSTELKNLKYPFDESELYLYMYANIHDYLYSNPEWDNLISYRYLLNDFNDNSQQFNIKQDVLFKNLRSWIINAIYQHSFFKKKTTKLTTEIDYKINILEKNILINVVWYFENDYSYSKNLPKRYWDQIIVELSKNV, encoded by the coding sequence ATGAATAAAAAAATCAAAAAAATTATTTTGTGATTTTGTACTGGATTAATGTTTACGACAACACTAATACTTTCAGTTACAACAATCATATTTTCCAATAACATTAAAGATGATAATAAATTTGACAATTCTAATAATTTAAATAATGGCAGCAATAACGAAAATGATAATAATTTAGATAAAAATGAAGAATATCCTGAATCTTCAACTGAACTTAAAAATCTTAAATATCCCTTTGATGAATCAGAATTATATTTGTATATGTATGCAAATATTCATGATTATTTATATTCAAATCCGGAATGAGACAATTTAATTTCCTATCGTTATTTGTTAAATGATTTTAATGATAATAGTCAACAATTTAATATTAAACAAGATGTTTTGTTTAAAAATTTAAGATCTTGAATTATTAATGCTATTTATCAGCATTCTTTTTTCAAAAAAAAGACAACTAAACTAACTACAGAAATAGATTACAAAATTAACATTTTAGAAAAAAATATTTTAATTAATGTAGTTTGATATTTCGAAAATGATTATTCATATTCAAAAAATCTTCCAAAAAGATATTGAGATCAAATTATTGTAGAATTATCAAAAAATGTATAA
- the der gene encoding ribosome biogenesis GTPase Der: MLTVAIVGRPNVGKSTLFNRLIKQKIAITDDTPGVTRDRIFGEVEWLTKKFKIIDTGGLVNTKNSFQKNIEEQINAALIEANIILFMCSYKDGINNDDIYASKLIKKIKNKLVLFVLNKIENTNSSKIDYSQFYSFGFGAPMLISAEHGIGIGDLLDKIIEIGKDFKTKNIDDQYEAIFSIIGKPNVGKSSLLNALLNSERALVSEVAGTTRDAIDEVFKFNNKLYKVIDTAGIRRKGKINSKIEKYSLLKTESAINRSQFILLMIDATKEISEQDEVIGGLAFDSLIPTIIVVNKWDAVEKNEHTMNEFSKIIKSRFKYLSWAPIVFISAQKKQRINTIFAAINTIKEQLNKKISTSLLNDVILNAQISNQAPIFNGDRLKITYVTQAKSQVPTFVLFCNNPKFLHFSYSRYIEKKIRESFGFYNTPITLYFKSKNARNRDLDPNIKFKQEGYKEIE; the protein is encoded by the coding sequence CCAGGTGTCACAAGAGATCGAATTTTTGGTGAAGTAGAGTGATTAACTAAAAAATTCAAAATTATTGATACAGGTGGACTAGTTAATACTAAAAATTCTTTTCAAAAAAATATTGAAGAACAAATTAATGCAGCCTTAATTGAGGCAAATATAATTTTGTTTATGTGTTCATATAAAGATGGAATAAACAATGATGATATTTATGCATCTAAATTAATTAAGAAAATCAAAAATAAACTTGTTTTGTTTGTTTTAAATAAAATAGAAAATACAAATTCTTCAAAAATTGATTATTCACAATTTTATAGTTTTGGATTTGGTGCTCCAATGTTAATATCTGCTGAACACGGAATTGGTATTGGAGATTTATTAGACAAAATTATTGAAATAGGTAAGGATTTTAAAACAAAAAATATAGATGATCAATATGAAGCAATTTTTTCAATAATTGGCAAACCAAATGTTGGGAAATCTTCATTGTTAAATGCATTATTAAATTCTGAAAGAGCATTAGTGTCAGAAGTTGCCGGCACAACACGTGATGCAATAGATGAAGTTTTCAAATTTAATAATAAACTTTATAAAGTAATTGATACTGCAGGAATTAGAAGAAAAGGAAAAATAAATTCCAAAATAGAAAAATATTCATTATTAAAAACTGAATCTGCTATCAATAGAAGTCAATTTATTTTATTAATGATAGATGCAACGAAAGAAATAAGTGAGCAAGACGAAGTTATAGGTGGATTAGCATTTGATTCTTTAATACCAACAATAATAGTTGTGAATAAATGAGATGCTGTTGAAAAAAATGAACACACAATGAATGAGTTTTCTAAAATTATCAAATCTAGATTTAAATATTTATCGTGAGCACCTATTGTTTTTATTAGTGCACAAAAAAAACAAAGAATTAATACTATTTTTGCGGCAATAAATACAATTAAAGAACAATTAAATAAAAAAATATCTACTTCACTTTTAAATGATGTTATTCTTAATGCGCAAATTTCAAACCAAGCGCCTATTTTTAATGGTGATCGATTGAAAATTACATATGTTACACAAGCAAAAAGTCAAGTTCCTACATTTGTTTTATTTTGTAATAATCCTAAATTTTTGCATTTTTCTTATTCAAGATATATAGAAAAAAAAATTAGAGAAAGTTTTGGATTTTATAATACTCCAATTACTTTATATTTTAAATCTAAAAATGCAAGAAACCGAGATTTAGATCCAAATATTAAATTTAAACAAGAAGGTTATAAAGAAATTGAATAA
- a CDS encoding DUF1542 domain-containing protein: MKIYIKNLLNKNKEPFQISKSILKNSILFITFSFLNVFLPIFICLISANIDDKGAYATMGIGYVTSFLLAYSQIGFTFVIFSTFYIAKNKNNNSLTFSNDIIYDELFIAFIYGLIIVPLFIGPAYVYTKYANAHINTGDSLIPAYNFIYSSSGFVFLTTIASTLIMNIHYKLGTKWSLFYLVTMFFLLFFFSSILSLLTSLKYLGLGLGLTIGIFLTIVITTIHSYIKTDTFKRIKIKLSKNNLRNLLSFTWRPIVITLSIQIFKGAALLFLNYKIPTDLYNAVPLDFQMSRIIWYNFMYLIPFFILGLADSTYFYFAIFPEMKQNPNVQKSIGFLFAIATIITILIIVIGMFLINPLANEYVKNQNFSYDTKIIQDNLVSISEEKIINFINNSNSLTSDEKNQLINILNTNIGNTNQTINDFISQIVAKNILLPKYIQFSAIDITNMMIFPNSFAYFYLGTYCVLYPLGQFLNASRLSITDEKHPAILMIIVQALAILFIVLFGIDYQETQKFFLMQAWSFPLSIIGVIAFIYMGGMYFLKLRENKFKK; this comes from the coding sequence ATGAAAATTTATATTAAAAACTTACTTAATAAAAATAAAGAACCATTTCAAATATCTAAAAGCATTTTAAAGAATTCTATTCTTTTTATTACTTTTTCATTTTTAAATGTTTTCTTACCTATATTTATATGTTTAATATCTGCAAACATTGATGACAAAGGTGCTTATGCAACAATGGGGATCGGATATGTAACATCATTTCTATTAGCTTATTCACAAATAGGTTTTACATTTGTAATTTTTTCTACATTTTATATTGCTAAAAATAAAAACAATAATTCTTTAACATTTTCCAATGACATAATATATGATGAATTATTTATTGCATTTATTTATGGTCTAATCATTGTTCCATTGTTTATTGGTCCAGCTTATGTTTACACAAAATATGCTAACGCACATATCAATACTGGCGATTCATTAATTCCTGCATATAATTTTATATATAGTTCTAGTGGATTTGTTTTTTTAACAACAATTGCATCAACATTAATAATGAATATCCATTACAAATTAGGAACAAAATGATCATTGTTTTATTTAGTAACAATGTTTTTTTTATTATTTTTTTTTAGTTCTATTTTGTCGCTCTTAACTTCCTTAAAATATTTAGGATTAGGTTTAGGATTAACAATAGGAATATTTTTAACCATTGTCATAACAACAATTCATAGTTATATTAAAACAGATACTTTTAAAAGAATAAAAATTAAATTGAGCAAAAATAATTTACGAAATTTGTTAAGTTTTACATGAAGACCAATTGTTATAACATTATCAATTCAAATTTTTAAAGGTGCAGCATTGTTATTTTTGAATTATAAAATTCCAACAGATTTATACAATGCTGTTCCATTAGATTTTCAAATGTCAAGAATTATTTGATATAACTTTATGTATTTAATTCCTTTTTTCATTTTAGGATTAGCGGACTCAACATATTTTTATTTTGCAATTTTTCCGGAAATGAAACAAAATCCAAATGTTCAAAAAAGTATAGGTTTTTTATTTGCGATTGCAACAATAATAACAATATTAATAATTGTTATAGGAATGTTTTTAATTAATCCTTTAGCAAACGAATATGTTAAAAATCAAAATTTTTCATATGATACTAAAATAATTCAGGATAATTTAGTTTCAATAAGCGAAGAAAAAATAATTAATTTTATAAATAATTCCAATTCATTAACTTCGGATGAAAAAAATCAATTAATAAATATTTTAAATACTAATATTGGAAACACTAATCAAACAATTAATGATTTTATTTCTCAAATAGTAGCAAAAAATATTTTACTTCCGAAATATATTCAATTTAGTGCTATTGATATAACAAATATGATGATTTTTCCAAATTCATTTGCTTATTTCTATTTAGGAACATATTGTGTTCTTTATCCTTTAGGACAATTTTTGAACGCTTCAAGACTTTCTATAACTGATGAAAAGCATCCAGCAATTTTAATGATTATTGTTCAAGCATTAGCTATTTTATTTATTGTTTTATTTGGAATTGATTATCAAGAAACACAAAAATTTTTCTTAATGCAAGCATGATCATTCCCGTTGTCAATTATAGGTGTTATTGCGTTTATATATATGGGTGGGATGTATTTCCTAAAACTAAGAGAAAATAAATTCAAAAAATAA